The DNA sequence CCGCGCCGCCAAGCCACACGGCTTTCTTCGCGAGGAGCAGGTGACGGAGGCGCGCCGGGCCCAGCTTCGCGCCCTCGACGCCATCGCGCGGGCGCGGGGGCAGAGCCTGGCGCAGCTGGCGATTGCCTGGGTGCTGCGCCACCCCGTGGTCACCTCGGCGCTCATGGGCGCCAGCCGCGTGCAGCAGCTCGAGGACAACGTGGCCGCCCTCGACGGCCTCGCGCTCGGGGATGACGAGCTGCGCGACATCGACCGCCTGCTGGCGCCGGGCCAGCCCTAAACGGTAGATGCGCTCGGTTGCCGCCGAACCGTTTCGATGCGGCGGCGCACCAGCGTGGTGCACCATCCAGGTGCGCGATTTGGTGTCATTCGATGCTAAGTCATTGCGGCGTATCGACGTCGGCGTCGAGAAATTTTCGGTCCATCGCTTGCCTTTGTGGAGGGCGCATCACCATCGCGGCGCCATGCCCCCGTATGGCGCCAAGTCATTCGCTCCCCTGGAGACGCCCCATGAACCGCAAGTTGCTCGTGCTCGCCCCCCTCGCCCTGGCCGCCTGCGTCGACACGCAGGCGCCGATGATGCCCGACGCCGAGTCGGCGGCTCCGTCGCTGTCCGCCGCGGCCGCGCAGGAGTTCGTTCCCGGTGAAGTGATCGTCAAGTTCCGCGCGGGTGCCTCGGCCGCGGCGCGCGGGGCGGCCCTGCAGCGGATGAACGCCACGGTGCGCGAGCGGATCGTCACCAACGCCATGCGCCGCAACGGCGACGCCGAGGGGCTCACGGTGGTGCACTCCGGGCTCGGCACCTCCGCGGCGATCGAGCGCCTGAGCGCCGACCCGAACGTGGAGTACGCGGAACCGAACTGGATCTACCGCCACAACGCCACCTCCAACGACACGTACTTCACCAACGGATCGCTGTGGGGCATGTACGGCGACGCCTCGTCGCCGGCCAACCAGTACGGCAGCCAGGCCGCCGAGGCGTGGGCCGCCAACCACACCGGCTCCAGGACGGTGTACGTGGGCATCATCGACGAGGGCATCCAGTTCGACCACCCGGACCTCGACGCCAACATCTGGCTCAACCCGTTCGACCCGGCTGACGGCGTGGACAACGACGGCAACGGCTACATCGACGACCAGCGCGGCTGGGACTTCGCCAACGGCGACAACAGCATCTACGACGGCGGCACCCGCGGCTCGCTCGACAAGCACGGCACGCACGTGGCCGGCACCATCGGCGGCGAGGGCGGCAACGGCACCGGCGTGGCGGGCGTGAACTGGAGCGTCACCATGATCTCCGGCAAGTTCCTGGGCCGCAACGGCGGCACCACCACCGACGCCATCAAGGCGGTGGACTACTTCACCGACCTCAAGACGCGCCACGGCCTGAACATCGTCGCCACGAACAACTCGTGGGGCGGCGGCGGCTTCAGCCAGGCGCTGCTGGATGCCATCAACCGCGGCGGCAACGCCGGCATCCTCTTCATCGCGGCGGCCGGCAACGGCGGCAGCGACGGCGTGGGCGACAACAACGACGCGGTCGCGAGCTATCCGTCCAACTACGCCTGCACGGCCAACGGCTCGTACGACTGCGTGCTCGCGGTGGCCTCCATCACCAACGCCGGCGCCAGGTCGAACTTCTCCAACTACGGCGCCACCACGGTCGACATCGGCGCGCCGGGCTCGGGCATCTACTCGTCGCTGCCGTACAACACCTACGGCTCGTACAGCGGCACCTCGATGGCCACCCCGCACGTGAGCGGCGCCGCGGCGCTGTACGCGTCGACGCACGCGGGCGCGTCGGCGGCCAGCATCCGCAGCGCCATCCTGAGCAGCGCGGTGCCCACCGCTTCGCTCAGCGGCAAGACGGTCACCGGCGGCCGCCTGAACGTCAGCGGCTTCTGATCCGCCACAACGTGCACGCGGAACGGAGCTGACCCGCGCCGCCGCACCACGCAGAAAGGCCCCGGCTGCCATCGGCAGCCGGGGCCTTTCCGTCGCCCGGCGCCCTGGGCGTCAACACCACCGACGTGATTCGACGTCGTCAGTCGCTCGTACGCGGAACCGCGGTCTCCCCGTAGCGGCGCGCCGATCATTGATGGTCGGTGTCGCGAGCACTATCGTTAGCGCCAGGAGGAAGTCATGGATATCAACAGTTTCGATTTGTCCGCACTGCGTGCGATGTGGGCGTCGCGGAGAGAAGCCGCTTCGACACTTCGCGCACGTACGGATCCCAACGGGATGACGAGGCCTGCGCGCGATCCTGATGAGCGCGAGTTCCTGCGCGAGCAGGGCGCCGAAGGGCCTTTCGTGGAGATGGACGAGCCGGGCTGGCGGGAGTGGCGCGGGCGGAGATCTCGTCCGCGCCCGTAGCGAGATTCGCATCGGCTACGTGCGCCGGCATCGGAACGAAAATGACGATCGCCGCGGGAGAGACTTCTCTTCCGCGGCGATTCGGTTTCGTGCGGGGCGCGCCGTGGCGGCGCGCCCGGTGGGC is a window from the Longimicrobium sp. genome containing:
- a CDS encoding S8 family peptidase, yielding MNRKLLVLAPLALAACVDTQAPMMPDAESAAPSLSAAAAQEFVPGEVIVKFRAGASAAARGAALQRMNATVRERIVTNAMRRNGDAEGLTVVHSGLGTSAAIERLSADPNVEYAEPNWIYRHNATSNDTYFTNGSLWGMYGDASSPANQYGSQAAEAWAANHTGSRTVYVGIIDEGIQFDHPDLDANIWLNPFDPADGVDNDGNGYIDDQRGWDFANGDNSIYDGGTRGSLDKHGTHVAGTIGGEGGNGTGVAGVNWSVTMISGKFLGRNGGTTTDAIKAVDYFTDLKTRHGLNIVATNNSWGGGGFSQALLDAINRGGNAGILFIAAAGNGGSDGVGDNNDAVASYPSNYACTANGSYDCVLAVASITNAGARSNFSNYGATTVDIGAPGSGIYSSLPYNTYGSYSGTSMATPHVSGAAALYASTHAGASAASIRSAILSSAVPTASLSGKTVTGGRLNVSGF